A window of Glycine soja cultivar W05 chromosome 2, ASM419377v2, whole genome shotgun sequence genomic DNA:
GGAGGGCATTAAGGACACAGTAAGTACAGAAACCATCTTAACTCcagaaaaaacaataatatccAGATTTCTGAACCACAACCTCTATTTGTTAAAGAAACTTACTGGCATGCCtatcaatatttatttcttttacaaaaagaaacataaaattgaGCAGGATGTCCTCAATTGAGGACTattaaaaaggttttatcaTCTCTCCTGTATGATACAGGAGAGGGCTGTATGCATCGTCAGGATATATTTACACATAAAGTAAGGACCCAATATTTAAAGGGAAGGGCAACCAATATTCTCAAGGCATGGTAAGAAAAGGTTACCACTTACCACACCACCGTATTTACAATTATTATGATCATTGTTAAAATCACAATGTTACTTTTAGGAACATAGGAACCTACAACTTTTAAACCATTTCTTGCTCATGTAAGATCGAAGATTGGTAGGATCTTTGTGAGATTGTCGGGTAGACATGTAGAATCAAGGGATTGCCGCTTCTCAATGACTTTCAGATCCATCAACACAAAGATCAGGTTTTACAACCCAGCCCAGAAtggttcctttaaaaaaaattgccctAATCACTTGTCTCTGCATGTGAAACACCATCCAAATGCAGCTATCCCTCTTTTTGAAATTCTCTTCCATTTTGATCTAATTTCAAGTTCAACTTGGGTGCCAAGAACTTTGTTCTTCTCTTCAGAATATTATTGAAgaacaaaacagaaaataagatGGAAACTGGAGAGAGAAAACCGAAAGAATAGAACTGAATTATAGAAGATTGAAGAACAGATAATGGAGAACAGAATCCCCCCACCCCCCAAAGGATTTTCCCTTCAAAAAGGATCTCTCCTTTCTCACAAACACAAACTATCAAATTCACAGAATGCCCTTCATTGTAATTTCCCCTATATATAACCAATCTCTTCTAACTAGtccaactaactaactaacagtTGTCATTATTCAACTCTCATTATATTAACAATGGAGAACATATGGACAATGTTGGCTATATATTGTACTTCTATTCTACTAGGATCTTACGACCAGTGTTACAATTCCACCATGTGTGTTTCTTCCCCCCTTCCACTCCTACATTGGATCTCATGACAACCTTGAGACATCATCTTACATGACATTCACACCATGTTTCAGCTatgttcaaatttcaaaagcaTAACTTGTAGATTACCTCTTTGTAAACATCATGTGGAAGAGGCAATCTAAGATATGCAATCCATGCTTTAGTAAATTTTAACTTCATCTTCTTCGCAATTTTGGCTGCTGACAATACCTATAcatgtaaaatgaaaattaagtagacagtaaaaaatgaaaaagtacaCAAACAATTACAAGAGTTTTCAAATGAGAAGGCTCttcaatatataaattcattaaaatgaatatatactAGGAAATTGGAGGGTAAGAGTTCCTCaataatgaaaaaacaaaatgggGAGTAGCATTTAACTTAGCAAACAGTAAGAAATAATAACTGACATTTTTGTTAGGCTTCTGGGACTTCTGCGGCTTATCATCAGCACCCTTATCTCCAGAGAGTTGCTTATGGTCACTTTCTATGgacaaaaaaatccaaattacAAATACAGGTACACTTCTATAGTTTCTTATCTAAAAAGAAATAGCAATTTGTAGATTGTACAAAGTATtaaggagagaaagagaagaaaacacTAAATATTCCATCATATGTATAGACCTCAAAAGGATCAAAGTCAAGATCTTCTGATCTTCACTATGATACatagtttttaaaaaccaaaatgcCTAACAAGCAAATGAGCAAACAGTTACCTGAGCTGCTCCACATTTCCAAATCAGATGTATTATCCGAGCCTTTATGTGGGGGAACATGTGATATAGTGTAATACATGTTGTGGATGACACATTCCATACTGAAAAAGAGTATATTTTCAAGTTATCGACAGAATTAAATCATTATGgttatttaaagtaaattattCATCTCCTAGTTTCATAACTTGAACCAAGTCTCCCTGGAAGAATTCAGAAAAGTACAACTTTAAAATTGCACTAGACAGCATTGAGCGGCAAAACTATAGCATGTTGTAAGCATGGATTATGACAAAAGAAAATAGTCATTTAACACAGATGATAGCCAACCAGCTATGATGatctaaaaacatatcttgACAAAGGAAGGAAATAGAAAACAAGAGAAGTAGCTTCAAAGCAATGGCTATAGGTCTCACTAACTTTGAGCTCAATTGACTTTCACTGGTGCCATCTGCACTTGCAATTTTATCATCTGACAATGATAAGCAAATGAGTTATCCAACAGAGAATACTCAAATAGTTGGAAATTGAAAAAACAGCACACAAAACTCCTGTTTGCAATTTTGCACGTTAAGAATTGGAAGACGAAGACAAAATATAGGCTAGAAACGCACCTGAGACATCTTTTCCCTCCAAAGTACTAGCGAGCTTTTTTAGACTTATAAACGTAAAATAGCTGCACCAAGTAACTTAATAAGTCAGTAAACTAACAAAACTCCATAACCAACATGAGCTATGCACTAAACACTTATGCACGTAAAATCATGTCAGTGAATCTCAATCAAGGACTAACAAATTCATCCTCATAACACTTTCTACATAAATTCAGCCTTCCATAAAAGGGGCTAATAGTAAAATAATACAGTATATACCATAAACCGTGATAATAGCAAAGAACTTAAGAGCACAATATCCATACCGAACATCAATATACTTGAAATACTTCGTCGCCAGTAAATCCACCAAAAACGTAGGGGGGCTAGAAGAGTAAACCTAATAGTATCAATCCAAAATCAACGAAATCGAATCAAAACAACGAAAACAACCACAATTATCGACAAAATTGGCATAACGTACAATACTATGGAGAAGCTTGTGGTACAGAGAAGAGTGGAAGGCACCGCCATTGGCGACCTTGACAAACTCCATGAGCGTGTCCAGCACGAGTTCCTTGAGCGTCTCATCTCCCTGCGGCGAGGCGAGGACGTCGAGGAGGGACTTGAGGAACTCGTCAAACTTGGAACGGAGCCAGGCGAGGTAGATGAACTCGGATTGGTCGTCGGCGGAGGAGGGGGCGGAGGAGGAAGGAAGCTTGGGGAGGAGAGGGAGGAAGAAGGAGTGGAGCGAGAGGAGGGATTCGAGGACGTGGTGAGGAGGGGAAGAAGGGGAAACGAAGGTGAGGAGGAGAGGGAGGTTGTTGATGTGCGAGGCGGAAGAGAGAAGCTGGTTCCCTAGGGTTTTCAGCTCTGCGACGCCGTATcgtcctttcttcttcttccttggaGGATCCATGGTTCGGCACAAAAGAACACGCCCCGCAGCTGCACGAGGTTTAATTTAGTAGTGTTGAGGGTTTTAGTTTTAGACggagggagggagagagagtTTAGTTAGTTGACCATTACTTTCTGCACCTCTGTTTTGTTTCCTGCACCCCTGAAAGGACTTAAATGGATACAACTACCCCTCACAAGTCACAAGGTGAAACCACCGTCAACAACATAGATCTAATTAGGGGAGGCTATAAAGACCGGTCCGCCAAGCCCATATTTTAGAAGGATTGCTTAAGTCCAatctacaaattaaataatctttttttaaggTTTAGATTTGATCCGTAAAAGTTCATCgataaattgattgttatttaTGCATCAtggataataagaaaaaatatcattatatttttttaatctttacttAGCTTATGAAAAAGAAACACATGGTAAATTTGTTTGTGtggatattaaatatttttaatttttttcttgttaaaacttatttttcattaCCCGGTGGATATTATGATAAATCTACATCAAACTCTAGTTGATAATGAAAGCATTAATATATGACAACCGTTATGTGAGAATAATGTTTCTTGTGCACACGTTTTTCAAAAATACCATTATATACATGCAAAGGGTGAATCCCAAACATAGAGGTCTCTAACTAAAAAAGCAAAGCAAGTATCTCAAAAGTAAGCCTAAGAAGATACAAgaatcatatcaaaataaattcacGCTTGGTACATAGTCATTCTGAATCTATTTAATCTAGAGGATGAAACTTAAATTAGTGAGACATCTCAATGAGTATCCTAATATGCAACAATTTAAACATATATGTCAAAActacataaattttataaaacttttctttgagatttAATTTGGTGTACAGCTTTAACAATTTGCTTAAATAAAATGCATCTTGAAATAAATCTCAAACTTTGTATGTGTCATCTATTAgtctgtatttttttattttttcatcttgtGGTTGAATTGAGCTCACATTCTTCAGGAAGTGTCTTTCTTGTCTTTATCATTACTCTTCCCTTACCGCTCTTTGAGGACCTAAGGGgacaaaaaaaatttccttGTCGAAAAGGATACATAAAAGTATTATGCACATTTATTTTGCTAACTTAAATCTATTGTCATCCTTTGGTGACTAAAGGAGTAATTATCATTCTTTCACCAAATAAGACTTTCCATCATTCATATGTGGGCATTTATTATCATTATGTAGTCATAAGTGGACATACAATTTAATAATGAAAGTAACTACTTGATTGGAAACCTGTATTACTCTATTACTCTTGCACTTAGATGGCGCTCAACACCATTGTACAAAAGTTCCAAGCATGTTATTTGGATGTCTTATGCTTAGTGCATTGAAGGATGCTCTTAGCGCTTATGCAAATGTTCCAACACATGCTTTGTGAAGGTACTACACTTGGTGCAACAATATTGCGCTTGGTGTCACAACACATAACCCACCCTTACGATTTGGGAGGGCTTGCGTTTAGCCTAAGGCGACAATCTGCAAGTgattaaaatgttagatttttATACATTTGCTTAGAGCACCTACCAAAAAACCAACAAATGTTCAAATATTATTTCCATAAGTTTCCAAACATAAAAACCCTTATTTTAACCCATCAATGCAAATAACTAAAGAATCAACATTTCcccaaatttgaattttaactaCAAAAATGCAAAATTGAAGGGAAAAAGGAGCAACAACCAACCAAAActaagaaaatagaaaacaagatTGGGATGCACTCACCAAGTAGTCCTAAGTGTGGGTATTGGGTgaaggcttttttttttccttttatcctccttctcttttttctctccaaGGTAagttgatgtgtgtgtgtgtgtgttagggCTAGCTAAAATGGTGTAATTAAGTCTTTATTGGTCCCTAAGAATCTTCTTCAAAACCTGACATAACCATAGCCCAATATTTCTACATTACACTAAGCACTCTATAAATTATTAGACAAAaaagccatttatttatttatctttttaatctcATTATTCTAATTTTTGAAATGTAATTGTTTCATTTCCTAAAATGTTAATGTGATGTTCATAAAcgatataatcaaataatttaaaaaaagataggatgcTGCAATCTTTGATGTCCAAATTTTGTCCAAACTACCAAAGGAACTTACCTTGGTGGATGTTTAACCCATATATCTACCCATGATGGACCAAGATTTGAGATTGACATTTCTATTTCACAGGTTATGTTCATGCTATAAATTTTTTGTGTAAGAAAGATAGAATTATATACAACTCATATgggattaaaaatttattttaaattaccaATCATACATTCACAATAGTTTATATATGTTTTCAATACCCAATGACCAAAAATTGGCGGTTACATTATAACAATAAGAGTATTGGATATTTTCTGGCAGCTCTATTCTCCAACATGACCTCAGTCGATCAAGTGGGTTGGGGTGGAAGCACAATAACTCCTCCTTCCTCCTATGGGATCTGATTTTTTCCTAACGGAGACTTTAGTGGTGCATGTTATTTTCAGTTGATCGCATTTCAAGATGCATCAAGACAAAACATTGGACCTAAAATGACACTACACATAAATAGACACGTCATATATAGCATGGatttgtttctatttctgtttggTTCTCGTTAACTTTATAATTATCTTTCACTTGACTACTGTCTCTTAGTCGGTTGAGTTATAACCATCATGAAACATCCTTCTTGTTAATGAACTCTTCTTGTCACCAACCGGTCTTAGTGGTTAAATCATgttatcaaaagaattctttaaCCTCATGTTGCATGCCACTCAAATCCATGTGGTTTTCCTATACTCTTCCATTTTTGAAGAATGTTAACTTTATTCTTGGAATGAAGGTGAGATCCCTTCCTCTGACACACATGGGACTAGTTTTATACCTATAACTTAtgttcataattaaattaactgtttttttttaaatagtgtgaattagtaaatatatatatat
This region includes:
- the LOC114398222 gene encoding nucleolar complex protein 4 homolog; protein product: MDPPRKKKKGRYGVAELKTLGNQLLSSASHINNLPLLLTFVSPSSPPHHVLESLLSLHSFFLPLLPKLPSSSAPSSADDQSEFIYLAWLRSKFDEFLKSLLDVLASPQGDETLKELVLDTLMEFVKVANGGAFHSSLYHKLLHSIVYSSSPPTFLVDLLATKYFKYIDVRYFTFISLKKLASTLEGKDVSDDKIASADGTSESQLSSNMECVIHNMYYTISHVPPHKGSDNTSDLEMWSSSESDHKQLSGDKGADDKPQKSQKPNKNVLSAAKIAKKMKLKFTKAWIAYLRLPLPHDVYKEVLVCLHQAVIPHLSNPIILCDFLTRSYDVGGVVSVMALSSLFVLMTQYGLEYPNFYDKLYALLVPSIFMAKHRARFFQLLDSCLKSPLLPAYLAASFAKKLSRLLLSVPPSGALVITALIHNLLRRHPSINCLVHREDGVDEGKGDEGMATNSDNAKTAMPSQKSGIDHFNSSETDPKKSGAMRSSLWEIDTILHHYCPPASRFALSLGNDLTVRAKTTEVNVGDFSAGSYATILGAEISRRVKQVPLAFFKATPSSLFSETDFAGWTFKCEETPKMINDREST